Proteins encoded by one window of Misgurnus anguillicaudatus chromosome 4, ASM2758022v2, whole genome shotgun sequence:
- the LOC129421473 gene encoding uncharacterized protein has protein sequence MVALCIQLLTLLVVCAAANENKYITYTFKAWNMGDKPLQEQLAIVYKEMENLKHEQAVMKQKQDAMSQVLPHCPQKPLDTDVELNVTSLKSGQSGNHLVNKWLSEVEDDEGSGDDEFDAGLDPCNHYKALDQPWRATNYTTKRVVCDRSMQWKGWYRLFYRGKTIQMPEKCVKKEMCGTHSPLWLAGGHPRIRDGIVTRKVCGNWKNNCCLFKSHPIQVKACRGNYYVYRFVKPVACHMAYCADINTLVCGRCRKSESCISRDKITWMCRRNKRRVKANVHFFASYPGRISGKVSRIVYRKVYVNQGKAFNSRTGIFRAPVSGVYQFFFSSQTWGGGVTDLWLVVNGYWVAVSHNNVKGPNSVGNLSTYMTTLRKGTRVYVTHNRGRSWANSSSNNIVFGGSLLMVRKV, from the exons ATGGTTGCCTTGTGCATCCAACTGTTGACTCTGTTGGTGGTTTGTGCAGCTGccaatgaaaataaatatattaca TATACATTTAAAGCTTGGAATATGGGTGACAAGCCTTTGCAGGAGCAGCTTGCTATTGTGTATAAG gaGATGGAAAACTTGAAACATGAACAAGCAGTGATGAAGCAAAAGCAAGACGCCATGAGTCAG GTATTACCACACTGTCCACAAAAGCCTCTTGATACAGATGTGGAATTGAATGTGACGTCTTTGAAAAGTGGTCAGTCAG GCAACCATCTGGTTAATAAATGGCTCAGTGAGGTTGAGGATGATGAGGGTTCTGGTGATGATGAGTTTGATGCGGGCTTAGACCCTTGCAATCACTACAAAGCGTTGGACCAGCCCTGGAGAGCAACTAACTACACCACTAAGAGAGTTGTTTGTGACCGTAGTATGCAATGGAAGGGCTGGTACCGTCTCTTCTACCGTGGGAAAACCATCCAGATGCCTGAGAAGTGTGTGAAGAAAGAGATGTGTGGCACGCATTCACCTCTGTGGCTCGCCGGCGGTCATCCACGAATAAGAGACGGAATCGTCACACGCAAAGTGTGCGGAAACTGGAAAAACAACTGCTGTTTGTTCAAATCTCATCCAATTCAAGTGAAAGCATGTAGGGGAAATTATTACGTCTACAGGTTCGTCAAACCAGTGGCTTGCCATATGGCATACTGTGCAG ACATCAACACTCTTGTATGTGGAAGGTGCAGGAAAAGTGAATCTTGTATCAGCAGAGACAAAATCACCTGGATGTGTAGGAGAAACAAACGGAGAG TAAAAGCAAATGTCCATTTCTTTGCCTCTTACCCGGGTCGAATCTCAGGAAAAGTGAGCAGGATCGTATACAGAAAAGTGTATGTGAATCAAGGCAAGGCGTTTAACAGTCGCACCGGGATATTTCGAGCTCCAGTGTCAGGGGTTTATCAATTCTTCTTCTCCTCACAGACTTGGGGTGGTGGGGTGACGGACCTATGGCTCGTTGTTAATGGTTATTGGGTGGCTGTGTCCCATAACAATGTTAAGGGCCCAAACTCGGTAGGAAATCTCTCTACATACATGACTACCCTGCGCAAGGGTACTAGGGTTTATGTGACCCATAATCGTGGTCGCTCTTGGGCCAACTCTTCATCTAACAACATCGTTTTTGGTGGTTCTTTACTTATGGTGAGAAAAGTCTAA
- the pdk2a gene encoding pyruvate dehydrogenase (acetyl-transferring) kinase isozyme 2, mitochondrial → MKFVRFIMKNAALANAPQHIEHFSKFSPSPLSMKQFIDFGSTNACEKTSFVFLRQELPVRLSNIMKEINLLPKRLLTTPSVQMVQSWYSQSLMEILEFLDKSPDDHSALEEFVATLVNIRNRHNDVVPTMAQGVIEYKEVFDQDPVTNQNIQYFLDRFYLSRISIRMLINQHTLVFDGTTNPVHPNTIGSIDPHCRVAEVVKDAYESAKMLCDQYYLSSPDIVLQELNTNNRNQPINIVYVPSHLYHMLFELFKNAMRATIENHKDGCNLPPIQVMVAVGGEDLTIKMSDRGGGVPFRKMENLFSYMYSTAPTPQMDAMERAPLAGFGYGLPISRLYAKYFQGDLQLYSMEGHGTDAVIHLKALSTDSVERLPVFNKTARRNYEVSQGADDWCVPSREPLDLAVFRLAK, encoded by the exons ATGAAGTTCGTCAGGTTTATTATGAAGAACGCTGCCTTGGCCAATGCGCCTCAACACATCGAGCACTTTTCCAAATTTTCGCCTTCACCACTTTCTATGAAACAATTTATAGATTTTG GTTCAACAAACGCATGTGAAAAGACGTCTTTTGTTTTCTTGAGACAAGAGTTGCCTGTACGTCTGTCCAACATTATGAAGGAAATCAACTTGCTTCCCAAAAGACTCCTTACAACTCCTTCTGTGCAAATGGTTCAAAGCTG GTATAGTCAGAGTTTAATGGAGATCTTGGAATTCTTGGATAAAAGTCCAGATGACCACAGTGCATTAGAAGA GTTTGTGGCTACTCTGGTCAACATCCGAAACAGGCACAATGATGTCGTACCCACTATGGCGCAAGGTGTGATCGAATACAAAGAGGTTTTTGACCAAGATCCAGTCACCAATCAGAATATTCAATATTTCCTGGATCGCTTCTACCTGAGCCGGATATCCATCAGAATGCTGATCAACCAGCACA cTCTTGTTTTTGATGGTACCACAAATCCAGTTCACCCCAATACCATTGGCAGTATAGACCCTCATTGTCGGGTGGCAGAAGTTGTTAAAG ATGCCTATGAAAGTGCCAAGATGCTGTGTGATCAATATTACCTCAGTTCCCCTGACATTGTGCTTCAAGAACTCAACA CAAATAATAGGAATCAGCCTATTAACATAGTGTATGTGCCTTCCCATCTCTACCATATGCTGTTTGAACTGTTTAAG AATGCAATGAGAGCAACCATTGAAAACCATAAGGATGGTTGCAATCTTCCACCTATTCAGGTTATGGTGGCTGTAGGAGGAGAGGACCTCACTATCAAGATGA GTGACCGAGGTGGTGGAGTTCCCTTTAGGAAGATGGAGAATCTGTTTAGCTACATGTACTCCACTGCACCGACCCCTCAGATGGATGCTATGGAAAGAGCTCCGTTG GCTGGGTTCGGTTACGGGTTGCCCATCTCCCGGCTCTATGCCAAGTATTTCCAGGGTGATCTTCAGCTCTATTCGATGGAGGGCCACGGCACTGACGCAGTCATCCACTTAAAG GCTTTATCCACTGACTCAGTGGAGAGACTCCCAGTTTTTAACAAGACAGCTCGGCGAAACTACGAAGTCAGTCAAGGGGCAGATGATTGGTGCGTTCCCAGCAGAGAGCCCCTAGACCTGGCTGTGTTTCGACTGGCAAAGTGA